In the Deltaproteobacteria bacterium genome, one interval contains:
- a CDS encoding glycosyltransferase, with protein sequence MPNSINVLRVVIGLNLGGVQQGVLNLFQHLDPERYRPIACAIENDGAIGREIAQAGFEVINLGLKGRRAWPQIIKQLGRIMREKHIHILHASTYHPALYGRIAALLVGVPIIIAHEHVVFRHYRFKRAILSQLLGRFTDLHIAVCQAVREQVIDWHQLSPARVRVVYNGVNPSYLLSRRPQAEIRRKLHLKPDNQVVGVISRLDPEKGHRYLFAALQTLRQRYPLECLVVGAGRGEDRVKQQAKDYEVADITHFLGLRRDIPDILAAIDIFVLPSDQEGLSNAVLEAMAAGVPVIVSDADGNVEAVQHGVHGLVFPRGDIKALAECIQELVDRPAYARQLAQTGQERISREFTVARYGQQIQALYDQLIREKIDSRW encoded by the coding sequence ATGCCAAACAGTATCAATGTATTGCGGGTAGTCATCGGTCTTAACCTGGGCGGGGTGCAGCAAGGAGTGCTCAACCTCTTTCAACATCTAGATCCTGAGCGTTATCGACCAATCGCTTGCGCTATTGAAAATGACGGGGCTATCGGCCGGGAAATCGCTCAGGCCGGGTTCGAGGTGATCAATCTGGGATTGAAAGGGCGCAGGGCTTGGCCGCAGATTATTAAACAACTTGGCAGGATAATGCGGGAAAAGCATATCCATATACTTCACGCTTCCACCTATCATCCGGCCTTATATGGACGTATCGCCGCTCTTTTAGTCGGAGTGCCGATCATTATTGCCCATGAGCATGTGGTTTTTCGCCATTATAGATTTAAGCGAGCCATTTTGAGCCAGCTTCTTGGTCGTTTTACCGATCTCCATATAGCCGTCTGCCAGGCGGTCCGAGAGCAGGTGATTGATTGGCATCAACTGTCCCCTGCCAGAGTGAGAGTAGTCTACAATGGGGTTAATCCCTCATATCTTCTCTCCAGGCGACCACAAGCAGAGATCAGAAGAAAACTCCACCTAAAACCTGATAATCAAGTTGTGGGGGTGATATCCCGGCTTGATCCTGAAAAGGGTCACCGTTATCTCTTCGCGGCTCTACAGACATTGCGGCAACGCTATCCGTTGGAATGTCTAGTGGTAGGTGCCGGGCGGGGAGAAGACCGCGTCAAGCAACAAGCCAAAGATTATGAGGTGGCCGATATTACCCACTTTTTGGGGCTAAGACGTGATATCCCGGATATTCTGGCGGCAATTGATATTTTCGTGCTTCCCAGTGATCAGGAGGGTCTGTCCAATGCCGTTCTGGAGGCCATGGCCGCCGGGGTGCCGGTGATAGTTAGTGATGCCGATGGTAATGTCGAGGCGGTGCAGCATGGAGTGCATGGCCTGGTATTCCCTCGGGGAGATATTAAGGCTCTGGCCGAGTGTATTCAGGAACTGGTGGACAGACCAGCGTATGCCCGGCAATTGGCCCAGACCGGGCAGGAACGCATAAGCCGCGAGTTTACCGTGGCCCGTTACGGTCAGCAGATTCAGGCTCTTTACGATCAATTAATCCGGGAGAAAATCGATTCGCGATGGTGA